CATCCATTCGTGAAGTAAAAGCGCGAATTGCACAAAAAGCAATAAAAGCACCTTTTGATGGCATTGTCGGGATCAAACTTGTTCATGAAGGACAATATCTTAATGCGGGTGAACGTGTTGCATCTTTAGTCGATGCGAGTCATTTAAAACTCAATTTCTCACTTGATGAGCAAGCGGCTCCCAAAATTTCCGCAAAACAGCCCATTAATATCGAGGTGGATGCTTATCCAGAGATGGTATTTACAGGTTCTATTAATGCCGTCGATCCTCTTATTGGCCCTTCTCGTACTGTACAAGTACAAGCCGTTTTACCTAATACTGATAACAAATTAAAAGCGGGCATGTTTGCTCGAGTACAAGTTACTTCTCCAGATAGTCCTATGGTATTAACCGTACCAGAAACGGCAGTTACTTATACTGCCTATGGAGATACCGTGTTTGTAGCGCAATCTGACAATCAAAAAAACCTTATCGCTAAGCGTGTCTCTGTGAAAGTTGGATTGCGCTACAACGGCATGATCGAGATAAAAGAAGGCTTAGCGCTTGGTGATCAAATTGTCTCATCTGGCCAAATTAAATTAAGTGATGGCATTTCAATTGAGCCTATTGAGCAAGACACCTTAGCGCTTGCCCAATCTGCGACAACAAAACCATAACGGGAGTTAATAATGAAGTTTACCGATATTTTTGTTCGGCGACCTGTTTTGGCATTAGTTGTTAGCACACTGATCCTTTTACTGGGCGCATTTGCGTTCAGTAAACTACCCGTTCGCCAATACCCAATGTTACAGAACTCAACGATTACGATTGCAACAGATTATCCTGGTGCTTCATCTGAGCTTATGCAGGGATTTGTTACTCAACCAATTACACAAGCGGTTTCTTCTGTTGAGGGTGTTGATTATATTTCTTCATCTTCAGTACAAGGTAAAAGTTTAGTCACTGTTCGAATGGAGTTAAATCGTGATCCGACTCAAGCCTTAACGCAAGTTATGGCGAAGGTAAATCAAGTTCGTTATAAGTTGCCAGAACAAGCTTATGATCCGGTGATTGAGCTTTCATCAGGAGAATCTACAGCCGTAGCTTATGTGGGTTTCTCAAGTGAACAGCTTTCTATTCCCGAACTTACAGACTACCTTTCTCGCGTTGTTGAGCCGATGTTCTCATCCATTAATGGCGTTGCTAAAGTACAAGTATTTGGTGGTCAACAATTGGCCATGCGCTTATGGTTAGATGCAGATAAATTAGCAGGCCGTAACTTAACAGCTAGCGATGTAGCAGAGGCAGTTCGCCGTAACAACTATCAAGCGGCGCCAGGAAAAGTAGAAGGTGAATTTGTTATTGCTAACGTTTATGTCAATACTGATTTAACTAATGTCGAAGAATTTAAAGATATGGTTATCTCTAATGATGGTAACAATCTTGTCCGTTTACGTGATATTGGTACTGTCGAGCTAGGTGCCGCAGCCACTGAAACTAGCGGTATTATGAATGGTAAAAAAGCCGTATTTTTAGGTTTATTCCCGACACCAACAGGTAATCCACTTGTGATTGTTGATGGCATTAGAGACCATCTAATTGATATTGAAAAAACCTTACCTCCTAGTGTCGATGTAGAACTGGCATTTGAAACTTCACGTTTTATCAAAGCCTCTATTAATCAAGTAGTACAAACGTTAATTGAAGCAATTTTAATCGTTATCGCGGTCATTTATCTCTGTTTAGGATCATTTCGTTCAGTTCTTATTCCTGTACTTGCCATTCCGTTATCGATGCTAGGTGCAGCCGGATTAATGCTTGCTTTTGGCTTTAGTATTAACTTGCTCACCTTGCTAGCAATGGTTTTAGCCATTGGACTGGTTGTAGATGATGCCATTGTTGTTGTTGAAAACGTCCATCGACACATTGAAGAAGGGCTATCACCTGTTCAGGCAGCATTAGTCGGAGCAAGAGAAGTTGCCGGCCCTGTTATTGCAATGACAATTACATTAGCTGCCGTTTATGCGCCAATTGGTTTAATGGCTGGATTAACAGGTGCATTATTTAAAGAATTTGCCATAACGCTGGCAGGTAGTGTGATTGTTTCTGGCATTGTGGCATTAACTTTATCCCCTGTGATGAGCTCATTAATGTTAAAACCAAAAGAAAATGAAGGCAAAATGGCTAAAATGGCTGAGCTTGTTTTCGATAAGATGGCTCACTACTATGGCTATATCCTTAATTTTTCTTTAGCTAATCGCTGGTTAACCGTTGTTTTCGCCTTAGCTGTGTTTGTCAGCTTACCGTTTTTATATAGCCAGACAAAACAAGAGCTAGCACCTTCAGAAGATCAGGCTAGTGTCTTAACTGCTGTAAAAGCACCACAACATGCAAACCTTGCCTATGCTGAGCGCTTTAATCAGAAACTAGATGAAATTTATATGAGTCTGCCTGAAACTGACAGCACATGGATAATTAATGGTACTGATGGCCCGTCAGCGAGCTTTGGTGGTATTAACTTTGATGGCTGGGATTTACGTGATCGCAACGCAGATCAAATACAAGCTGATTTGCAAAATCGCGTCAATAATGTGGAAGGTACCAGTATTTTTGCTTTCCAATTAGCCTCTCTACCAGGCTCTGTGGGTGGATTGCCTGTACAAATGGTGCTACGTAGCCCATTAGGTTATCCTGTTTTGTTTGAAACAATGGAACAAATCAAGCAGCAAGCCAGAGAAAGTGGCCTATTTGTCGTAGTAGACAGCGATTTAGATTACAACAATCCCGTTGTTCAAGTTGCCATAGATAGAGCTAAAGCCAATAGTTTAGGCATTCGTATGCAAGATATTGGTGAATCACTTTCACTGTTAGTGGGTGAGCACTATATTAACCGTTTTGGTATGGATGGTCGCTCTTATGACGTTATTCCACAAAGTGTACGCCATCAACGTTTAACGCCTGCGGCTCTTGCTGGGCACTATATTCGTACTCAAGATAATGTGTTAATTCCATTATCAACCGTTGTAAATATTACGACACAAGTTGAACCTAATAAGCTCACACAATTTAATCAACAAAATGCAGCGATTTTCCAAGCAATCCCCGCCCCCGGCGTCACCATGGGACAAGCGGTTGCCTTTTTAGATAATGTAGCAAATTCATTACCTGCGGGCTTTAGTCATGATTGGCAATCTGATTCTCGCCAATTTACTCAAGAAGGAAATACGTTAGTTTTTGCATTTATTGCCGCACTGATCATTATCTATTTAGTGTTAGCAGCACAATATGAAAGCTTAGTTGATCCGTTGATTATCTTAATTACCGTACCATTATCTATTTGCGGTGCATTAGTGCCATTAGCGTTAGGTATGGTGACACTCAATATCTACACGCAAATTGGTCTAGTCACACTAATAGGACTTATCAGTAAGCACGGTATTTTAATGGTGGAATTTGCTAATGAGCTGCAAATTCATAAAAATCTAAACCGTCGTGATGCGATTATTGAAGCCGCAAAAATCCGCTTACGTCCTGTATTAATGACCACCGCAGCAATGGTGATTGGGCTTATTCCACTATTATTTGCCAGTGGTGCAGGCGCGAATAGCCGCTATGGATTAGGGCTGATTATTGTATCAGGTATGTTAGTCGGCACACTGTTTACTCTGTTTGTATTACCAACGATGTATAGTTTTTTAGCGCGAAACCATCAAGTCAGCGCTCAAACTGAGCGTCAAAAACAGTTACAGCAAGTCAGTGAGCAGTAAAACTAAAAAATAAAAAGCAGTAATGTCGTAAAAATATCCCCATTGTGAATGCAATGGGGATTGTTATACTGATTTTTTGAACAAATATTATTTCATTTTAATATCATCATTGAGCAACGGGATATTATTTTCTATTGCAAATTTAACTAGCTCAGCAATTTGTTCAGGCTGGTAAAGCGCATGAACACTGCGCTTTTCCCTTAGATCAGTGATAATACTTTCTAAACTTTTTCCTTCTTTATTCCCTGATTGTTCTGCTTTCATCATTTCCATTAGAGCAATAAATTCCCCTGTTCTTCCTAATCCAGCAAGGCAATGGACAGCGATATTTTCTTTTGTTGGATTTATTTTTAAATTACGACCAACAATATCAATAGTATTTTTTAACTTTGTCGCATCTATTCCTGTATGATCTTTCCAATCATAAATATGCACAAAGTGTATTTTCTTCTTTTCACCACTGTCTTCTTTAGTCACTAACTTAGTGTATATTTTACAATCTAAACACGATCCATTTGTTTTATTTTCACTCAAATTCCACTTTTCAATATGACTAGATTTTATATCATCTAAATTTAAATCCTCTCTAAAATATTTAAAATCTTCTTTTTCAAAATCACCTTTATTATATTTATTATTAAGTTTAGAGAGTTTATTTTCAATATCATCATTAGATGCTAGGATATAAACTTTCTTTATATCTTTATCAAATAACATATTAAAATAGTTATTTAAACTCTCTTTGTTATTTAATGGGTATTGGGATGCAATAGTCATATGAGGAGAGTTAGAAACACTAACCTTATTTGCAGGTAATACAACATCACCTACTTTAATTAAAGTATCTTTACAATACGCTAAATTACTATATATAGCCCTATCAACAAATTGATAATTATCATTATTATACTTATAATTTTCTAAATTATTAAATAACCTTATCGCTTTTTCATTATGTTTATCTGTATTAAGACAATTTTTAACGGCGTCTAAAAAAGTATCTCTCTTTTTGTCCAATCTAACCTTTTCATTAGATTCTTGTAGGTTAAACTTCAGTTGGTTAACTCCAGTTTTTTTTCTTCTTGCTAGTAATCCAGACCTATCTGAAGTATAACCAGGAGTTTTATATATTGGTGAACTTATTGATGGTTTGGGTGGTAATGGAGGGGAAAGGCTATTATTATCTAATTGATTAGATATTAATATATCCCCTGAGAATGTCGATAATTCAGAAGAATTAGCAGCTATCGTTCTTTGTGCTAAATTAGGTATGTTCGATTTTTGATCCGTATTATTAATATGACTAATACTAGTATGAGGAGTATTGTTTTTTTTAACATAACTCGTTTCAGCACGTCTATCTACTTCCCTAACATTTGGACCACCCAAATTTTTTAATATTGAAAACATATTTATTCCTTTTATAATTTACATTTAAATAAAAACCTCCAAATATTATATTCACTCAAAATTTAAAATATAAAAAAAACATCTTTTTATAGTCAATGTTCATTTTAGAAAAACACAAAGAAATTATAAAAATGCCGATATATTTTATATACTATATCGGCATTTAAGTTAAAAGGTAAAATCAATATCTAATTTATAAAGTTAACTTACATTGTAGAAAATGTATTCATAATTATCCCGCCTGAGATAATTAAAGCCATAGAAAATATAGCTGGTAAATCGGGTTTTTGTTTATATAAAATCATCGCAACTAATGTCACGCCCACAATACCAAATCCACACCAAAGTGAATACGCCACACCCACAGGAATATATCCCATAGCGCGGGTTAAAGCAAAATAGCAAATACAGTAAGCAGCAATCACTAAAATAGAAGGGGCTAATTTACTAAAGCCATTTGTTTTTTTGATCATAGACGTGCCGGTGATTTCAGAACCGATAGACAGCGCCAGCCATAAGAATCCGGTAAACATAATTGTTATCCTTATTTATTTTAATAAATACTTATTTATCAAAGAATAGTTTTATTAAAAAATAGATTTATTGAGAAATAGATTTATTTATTCACTGACGATGCCGTCTGTTTAATATTAGGCGCTTCAGTTGTCTCTTCTTCCTCTTCTTCTGATCCCATTTTGGAGAAGAGATTCATAATTACAATACCACTGGCAATAACGGCCATACCTATCATTGCCGCAGTATCAGGATGTTGACCATAAAACAACATACCTAAAGAAGAAACTACTAATATACCTGTACCAGACCATGTTGCATAAGCTAAACCAACTGGAATGTTTTTCACTGCACGTGATAATGAGTAATAACAAATAACATAAAGAACAACAATTAAGCCTAATAATAATGTTTTAGTTGTACCTTCACTATTATCAAACATTTTTAAGGTAGAGGTTGCTGAGGTTTCTGAAATAATAACCGCCAGCATCCAAAGCCATGATTTAGCTTTTGGTGACATAATAAGACTCCTGAGTTATCAGATATAATTTAATATTAATTTGTTAAACTTTTTAAATATTCAATAGCAGAATCCGTCAATTTATCTTGCGATAAACAGTATTCTCCAGGCTTATTCATTACTTCATTTAAAGTAATATAGCGATTATTATTTTCTTTCTTGATTTCAGGATAACATTCAGTTTTTTTATTATGATTATTATCAATCAAGTGAGTCTCTATTTCATTGATGGAATAAAAAGAAACACCTAATAATTTTAATCGATTAATATTTTCCTGAATAAGCAGGTTGTACTCTTTATTTTTATTTAAACCTAAAATCTCATTTAATTCACTTTCTGGTTGGCAAAAATATGGGAGAGCCATAACGGGAATATTTTGAGTTAATGCTGAATGAATTAATTCTCCTTCTTCACTCATTGATAACCCGTTAATAATTTCACCCACCAGCTTTTTATCGAAATAGGGAACGAATAAAGCGTGATAAGAAGATAAATTATTAATATCGAACTCGTCCGCTTTATGTATATCACCTAGATGACGCCATTTCGACAAATCATGGCTCTCTTGTGCCGGTGTTGTGACAAATAGAGAAAATCGAATATGAGAAAAAGTGTTGATACGTTGACAAATTTCATCTTGGTATCCCGGTGCAGGAGTAAGTGCTAACAACACCGATTTTTTCATTCTTTTTTCTATTTCAGCAACAATCCTTTCTATTAACTGAGCATCCATTACGTCACCTCATTGTCTTAGCTGACAATAAATACACTATCGTTATTGCGAAGCCCGGCAGCATTAGCCTCATCAGTATCTATATGAAATTCCAAAGCAAACTTCTCATTAACACGAACAACGACTTCATCAAAAATCAGGCTACGCTCACCTTCTGTTTTAACGTGTACTTTTTGCCCATTGGTGACGTTTAACATTCTGGCGTCAATTACACTCATATGAATATGGCGTTGTGCGCAAATGACTTGTTCTTTTAACTCAACATGACCCGCAGGCCCCATTAGAACAGCATTGCCAGAACCAACTAAATCACCCGATTCACGTACTGGTGCCTTTATACCTAATGCAAAACAGTCAGCTTTTGAAATTTCTAATTGGCTTTGTGGACGAACGGGCCCTAAAACACGAACTTTACTGATCGAGCCTTTTGGCCCCACAACCATCACACACTCTTTGGCTGCAAACTGACCCGGTTGTTTGAGATCTTTAAACGGAGTGAGTTGATAACCTTTGCCAAATAATGCTTCAACATCTTGTTGTGAAAGATGCACATGCCGATTAGAAATACCAACAGGGATTGCCATTCCTTGAGTCTCCCCCGACATCACGCCATGTGCAGGTAAACGAGAGAGGATTTTTCCCATGAGTTGTTGATTAATCATTATTTTTTACCTTTACGGCCTTCTGGTTTGATCTCTTTCTTACTACTTTGTACTTTGTCTGCTACAGTTTTAGTTTCAGCAGCAATATTTTGAGCCTGTAAATCTGCAACTGCTTTTGTCGTCTCTAGCTTCTCAACTTCGTTTTTAACAGGGACTTCAACGATTGTTTCAACAACTGTTTCAAGAGCAATTTCTGGCGTTTTTTCAGTAACAATAGGGGCTTTTTTCTTACTTTTTATGGTCAGTAATTTGGTGATAACACTTGGTTCTGGTCTTGCAATAACTAATGAACCAATAACCAGCTCTTTTTGACTAACCACATCAACACCATGATCAATCGCAGTCCTTACTGCACTGATCTCGCCTCGAAAACAGACAGATACCAACCCAGATCCTACTTTTCGGTATCCAATAATTTCCACATTTGCCGCTTTACAAGCCGCATCTGCCGCTTGAATGGCTGCGGTTAATCCTCGTGTTTCAATCACACCTAAACTGTTCATCTTTCTCTCCTACTTAGTGACGGACAAGACGGATATCGAAATCAAATTTCTTAAAGAAGGCTTCTAAACTGTCTAACTCTTCTGGTGTATAACTAGGATCGTTTTTTATTGGGTAGATCATTTCCAATTTTTCGTATTTATTACGCCCAAACTGATGATAAGGAAGAATATCAATACGCTGAATATTTCCGCGTTTTGATAGCTCCATGGCGTAATTAATTGCTCCTGTAATTGCATCATAAGAGTCGTTATAACCACGGACTAATGGCATACGAATAACCACATTGGCACCGAGATCCATTAAACGTTCTAAATTACGACGGACATTTTCATTACCAACACCAAACAACGCTTTATGCTGAGCTGTATCAATGTGTTTGATATCAATCAGAAATTGATCAACAACTTCCGCTAATTTTTCATAATTCGCC
This portion of the Proteus vulgaris genome encodes:
- a CDS encoding efflux RND transporter periplasmic adaptor subunit; protein product: MNKKLTLTICTSLFLLSAGAAVYATTSSDEDASQQFAYPPTKVALATVQSSKLPNNMQGVGELEAARQVYLAAETNGRIAVINFESGQTVKAGQILAKLNDEPEQAELLRLQAQLTNADKLYSRTRQLYSKNVAAAAQLDSTLSERDMIAASIREVKARIAQKAIKAPFDGIVGIKLVHEGQYLNAGERVASLVDASHLKLNFSLDEQAAPKISAKQPINIEVDAYPEMVFTGSINAVDPLIGPSRTVQVQAVLPNTDNKLKAGMFARVQVTSPDSPMVLTVPETAVTYTAYGDTVFVAQSDNQKNLIAKRVSVKVGLRYNGMIEIKEGLALGDQIVSSGQIKLSDGISIEPIEQDTLALAQSATTKP
- a CDS encoding MexW/MexI family multidrug efflux RND transporter permease subunit, with the translated sequence MKFTDIFVRRPVLALVVSTLILLLGAFAFSKLPVRQYPMLQNSTITIATDYPGASSELMQGFVTQPITQAVSSVEGVDYISSSSVQGKSLVTVRMELNRDPTQALTQVMAKVNQVRYKLPEQAYDPVIELSSGESTAVAYVGFSSEQLSIPELTDYLSRVVEPMFSSINGVAKVQVFGGQQLAMRLWLDADKLAGRNLTASDVAEAVRRNNYQAAPGKVEGEFVIANVYVNTDLTNVEEFKDMVISNDGNNLVRLRDIGTVELGAAATETSGIMNGKKAVFLGLFPTPTGNPLVIVDGIRDHLIDIEKTLPPSVDVELAFETSRFIKASINQVVQTLIEAILIVIAVIYLCLGSFRSVLIPVLAIPLSMLGAAGLMLAFGFSINLLTLLAMVLAIGLVVDDAIVVVENVHRHIEEGLSPVQAALVGAREVAGPVIAMTITLAAVYAPIGLMAGLTGALFKEFAITLAGSVIVSGIVALTLSPVMSSLMLKPKENEGKMAKMAELVFDKMAHYYGYILNFSLANRWLTVVFALAVFVSLPFLYSQTKQELAPSEDQASVLTAVKAPQHANLAYAERFNQKLDEIYMSLPETDSTWIINGTDGPSASFGGINFDGWDLRDRNADQIQADLQNRVNNVEGTSIFAFQLASLPGSVGGLPVQMVLRSPLGYPVLFETMEQIKQQARESGLFVVVDSDLDYNNPVVQVAIDRAKANSLGIRMQDIGESLSLLVGEHYINRFGMDGRSYDVIPQSVRHQRLTPAALAGHYIRTQDNVLIPLSTVVNITTQVEPNKLTQFNQQNAAIFQAIPAPGVTMGQAVAFLDNVANSLPAGFSHDWQSDSRQFTQEGNTLVFAFIAALIIIYLVLAAQYESLVDPLIILITVPLSICGALVPLALGMVTLNIYTQIGLVTLIGLISKHGILMVEFANELQIHKNLNRRDAIIEAAKIRLRPVLMTTAAMVIGLIPLLFASGAGANSRYGLGLIIVSGMLVGTLFTLFVLPTMYSFLARNHQVSAQTERQKQLQQVSEQ
- a CDS encoding protein-tyrosine phosphatase family protein; the encoded protein is MFSILKNLGGPNVREVDRRAETSYVKKNNTPHTSISHINNTDQKSNIPNLAQRTIAANSSELSTFSGDILISNQLDNNSLSPPLPPKPSISSPIYKTPGYTSDRSGLLARRKKTGVNQLKFNLQESNEKVRLDKKRDTFLDAVKNCLNTDKHNEKAIRLFNNLENYKYNNDNYQFVDRAIYSNLAYCKDTLIKVGDVVLPANKVSVSNSPHMTIASQYPLNNKESLNNYFNMLFDKDIKKVYILASNDDIENKLSKLNNKYNKGDFEKEDFKYFREDLNLDDIKSSHIEKWNLSENKTNGSCLDCKIYTKLVTKEDSGEKKKIHFVHIYDWKDHTGIDATKLKNTIDIVGRNLKINPTKENIAVHCLAGLGRTGEFIALMEMMKAEQSGNKEGKSLESIITDLREKRSVHALYQPEQIAELVKFAIENNIPLLNDDIKMK
- a CDS encoding DMT family transporter encodes the protein MFTGFLWLALSIGSEITGTSMIKKTNGFSKLAPSILVIAAYCICYFALTRAMGYIPVGVAYSLWCGFGIVGVTLVAMILYKQKPDLPAIFSMALIISGGIIMNTFSTM
- a CDS encoding DMT family transporter, with product MSPKAKSWLWMLAVIISETSATSTLKMFDNSEGTTKTLLLGLIVVLYVICYYSLSRAVKNIPVGLAYATWSGTGILVVSSLGMLFYGQHPDTAAMIGMAVIASGIVIMNLFSKMGSEEEEEETTEAPNIKQTASSVNK
- a CDS encoding phosphate propanoyltransferase, with translation MINQQLMGKILSRLPAHGVMSGETQGMAIPVGISNRHVHLSQQDVEALFGKGYQLTPFKDLKQPGQFAAKECVMVVGPKGSISKVRVLGPVRPQSQLEISKADCFALGIKAPVRESGDLVGSGNAVLMGPAGHVELKEQVICAQRHIHMSVIDARMLNVTNGQKVHVKTEGERSLIFDEVVVRVNEKFALEFHIDTDEANAAGLRNNDSVFIVS
- a CDS encoding BMC domain-containing protein, which codes for MNSLGVIETRGLTAAIQAADAACKAANVEIIGYRKVGSGLVSVCFRGEISAVRTAIDHGVDVVSQKELVIGSLVIARPEPSVITKLLTIKSKKKAPIVTEKTPEIALETVVETIVEVPVKNEVEKLETTKAVADLQAQNIAAETKTVADKVQSSKKEIKPEGRKGKK